In Rhodospirillum rubrum ATCC 11170, a genomic segment contains:
- a CDS encoding UbiX family flavin prenyltransferase, which translates to MKRLIVGISGASGVLYGIRALEALRRLPDIESHLILSPAAGRTIVEETDLGIDQVTALADVVHSHRDIGAALASGSFRTLGMLIAPCSIKTLSGIVTCYDDNLMVRAADVCLKERRRLVLMVRETPLHAGHIDLMARATAHGAIIMPPVPAFYHRPKTLEDMVDHTVGRALDLFGIDNTLTKRWKDTPPEQTALNEAPSTQKL; encoded by the coding sequence ATGAAGCGACTGATCGTGGGAATAAGCGGCGCTTCGGGCGTTCTTTACGGCATCCGGGCGCTCGAGGCCCTACGCCGCCTGCCCGATATCGAAAGCCATCTGATTCTGTCGCCCGCCGCCGGCCGCACCATTGTCGAGGAAACCGACCTGGGCATCGATCAGGTGACGGCGCTGGCCGATGTCGTCCATTCCCACCGCGACATCGGCGCCGCCCTGGCCAGCGGCTCTTTCCGCACCCTGGGCATGCTGATCGCGCCGTGCTCGATCAAAACGCTGTCGGGCATCGTCACCTGCTATGACGACAACCTGATGGTGCGCGCCGCCGATGTCTGCCTGAAGGAGCGCCGTCGGCTGGTGCTGATGGTCCGCGAAACCCCGCTCCATGCCGGGCATATCGACCTGATGGCGCGGGCGACGGCCCATGGCGCCATCATCATGCCCCCGGTTCCCGCCTTCTATCACCGTCCCAAAACGCTCGAGGACATGGTCGACCACACGGTCGGCCGGGCCCTTGACCTGTTTGGCATCGACAACACCCTGACCAAACGCTGGAAGGACACGCCCCCAGAGCAAACCGCATTGAACGAGGCCCCGTCAACGCAGAAACTTTGA
- a CDS encoding Hpt domain-containing protein, with amino-acid sequence MPHSLPIFDPTALDIIARDAGPEVVPRLVGVFLRECGRRLVAVRADVAEGATERLAREAHALKSAAASFGCLRLAATASALDAAYKRGDEGTVLAGAGDLIEALDDAITTLSALHPVD; translated from the coding sequence ATGCCCCACTCTCTGCCAATCTTCGACCCCACCGCCCTTGATATTATCGCCCGCGATGCCGGGCCGGAGGTGGTTCCGCGTCTTGTTGGGGTTTTCTTGCGCGAATGCGGGCGTCGTTTGGTCGCCGTGCGCGCCGATGTGGCCGAGGGGGCGACCGAACGTCTCGCCCGCGAAGCCCATGCGCTGAAAAGCGCCGCCGCCTCGTTCGGGTGCCTGCGTTTGGCCGCCACCGCCAGCGCGCTAGACGCCGCCTATAAGCGCGGCGACGAGGGGACGGTTCTGGCCGGCGCCGGCGATTTGATCGAGGCGCTCGACGACGCCATCACCACCTTGTCGGCCCTGCACCCGGTGGATTGA
- a CDS encoding S49 family peptidase, with amino-acid sequence MPLFPRRRRRLAVLRLSGVIAARDRALSLAALKPLIDRAFRVGDEVALVINSPGGSPAQSQLIHDYIRIQADRRKKAVITFVEDVAASGGYWIALAGDSIRVLPTSLVGSIGVVSAGFGFVEALDRLGVERRLVAAGRNKVRLDPFSPRKDEDTEWLTGLQAQLHERFIEHVRSRRAAQGTRLPEGGELFTGEVWLGREAIAHRLADQEDSLGAYVDREKIRLREIAPRRMFSLRGLIGGLAAETLGALEARIEDRALRAPFGL; translated from the coding sequence ATGCCCTTGTTTCCGCGCCGACGTCGAAGATTGGCCGTTCTGCGGCTGTCGGGTGTGATCGCCGCCCGCGACCGCGCCCTGTCGCTCGCCGCCCTGAAACCGCTGATCGATCGCGCCTTTCGCGTCGGCGACGAGGTGGCCCTGGTCATCAACAGCCCCGGCGGTTCGCCGGCCCAATCCCAGCTCATTCACGATTACATCCGGATCCAGGCCGATCGGCGCAAGAAGGCGGTGATCACCTTCGTCGAAGACGTCGCGGCCTCGGGCGGCTATTGGATCGCCCTGGCCGGGGACAGCATCCGCGTGCTGCCGACCTCGTTGGTCGGCTCGATCGGCGTGGTCAGCGCCGGCTTCGGCTTTGTCGAGGCCCTCGACCGTCTGGGGGTCGAGCGCCGTCTGGTCGCCGCCGGGCGCAACAAGGTGCGCCTCGATCCGTTTTCGCCGCGCAAGGACGAAGACACCGAATGGCTGACCGGGCTGCAGGCGCAGTTGCATGAGCGCTTCATCGAGCATGTGCGCTCGCGCCGCGCCGCCCAGGGCACCCGGCTTCCCGAAGGCGGCGAGTTGTTCACCGGCGAGGTCTGGCTTGGTCGCGAGGCCATCGCCCATCGTCTGGCCGATCAGGAAGACAGTCTGGGCGCCTATGTCGATCGCGAGAAGATACGCCTGCGCGAGATCGCGCCGCGGCGGATGTTCTCGCTGCGCGGCCTGATCGGCGGACTGGCGGCGGAAACCCTGGGCGCCCTGGAAGCCCGGATCGAGGACCGCGCCCTGCGCGCCCCCTTTGGCCTGTAA
- the can gene encoding carbonate dehydratase, translating to MIRTVDIQDLITNNRKWAEERESALPGYFHILSEVQSPKFLWIGCSDSRVPANEIVGMQPGELFVHRNIANVVPHADANCHAVLEYAIDVLKVEHIMVVGHYGCGGVRAALNRLAMGPIDNWLSHIKDIARIFAAELEDLPDEESRVDRLCELNAMAQVMNVARTSMVQAAWRRGQPLAIHAWCYGLKTGLVNDLGRTLTRIADLPEPYRLIFPDQV from the coding sequence GTGATTCGTACCGTGGACATCCAGGATCTCATTACCAACAATCGGAAATGGGCCGAGGAGCGCGAATCCGCCCTTCCTGGCTATTTTCATATCCTCAGCGAAGTGCAGTCGCCGAAGTTTTTGTGGATCGGCTGCTCGGACTCGCGGGTGCCGGCCAATGAAATCGTCGGCATGCAGCCGGGCGAACTTTTCGTTCACCGCAACATCGCCAACGTTGTTCCCCATGCCGACGCCAATTGCCACGCCGTGCTCGAATACGCCATCGACGTGCTGAAGGTCGAGCACATCATGGTCGTCGGCCATTACGGCTGCGGCGGGGTTCGCGCCGCCCTGAACCGTCTGGCCATGGGGCCGATCGACAACTGGCTGTCCCACATCAAGGACATCGCCCGTATCTTCGCCGCCGAGCTGGAAGACCTACCCGACGAGGAAAGCCGGGTCGACCGGCTGTGCGAACTCAACGCCATGGCCCAGGTGATGAACGTGGCGCGCACCTCGATGGTTCAGGCGGCTTGGCGACGCGGCCAGCCTTTGGCCATCCACGCTTGGTGCTATGGTCTGAAGACTGGGCTGGTCAATGATCTTGGCCGAACCCTAACCCGCATCGCCGATCTGCCCGAACCCTATCGGCTGATCTTTCCCGATCAGGTCTAA
- the mobB gene encoding molybdopterin-guanine dinucleotide biosynthesis protein B: MKLFGLTGKSNSGKTTLLIALIPLLQARGLRVSTVKHGHHVAQLDTPGKDSDRHREAGAFETIFSTVNGYSITHGRAEDEDEPTLESLVARLAPVDLVLVEGFKREAIPRLEVFRPAVGKPALYPEDDTILAVASDVAHGPGWPATAPPLWLALNDPPAIAAFIHRTLFDRA, encoded by the coding sequence ATGAAATTGTTCGGCCTGACCGGCAAAAGCAACAGCGGCAAAACAACGTTGCTGATTGCGCTCATCCCGCTTCTGCAGGCCCGCGGCCTGCGGGTTTCGACGGTTAAGCACGGCCATCACGTCGCCCAGCTCGACACCCCGGGCAAGGACAGCGATCGCCACCGCGAGGCCGGGGCCTTCGAAACCATCTTCAGCACGGTCAACGGGTATTCGATCACCCACGGCCGGGCCGAAGACGAAGACGAACCCACCTTGGAGTCGCTGGTCGCCCGTCTGGCGCCAGTCGATCTGGTGCTGGTCGAGGGCTTCAAGCGCGAAGCCATTCCCCGGCTCGAGGTCTTCCGCCCGGCGGTTGGCAAACCCGCCCTTTATCCCGAGGACGACACCATCTTGGCGGTGGCCAGCGATGTCGCCCACGGCCCCGGCTGGCCGGCGACCGCCCCGCCGCTTTGGCTGGCCCTCAACGACCCGCCCGCCATCGCCGCCTTCATCCACCGCACGCTGTTTGACCGCGCGTGA
- a CDS encoding ATP-binding protein gives MNGAQKDEKADLPKSRPVAGWMTRRYLLALSLIALLALSGYLTFDKLAAQHDRTLGLVNISGRQRMLSQRTALYAERLVRDDCPEPVDVCHRILGEATDLLEDSHRALTRGSAEMGLPVAKSPEIRALYFDGAPSLDQRMTDYLAALRQILTATRAGDDTLALDAYRRVVRESSGPLLDDLDRLVARHQSEGEAALEHLDRAESAILALTLLTLLLEIVLIFRPMVTQIHRQFAALDHMTAALRRSRDGLEDIVEQRTADIDRARAEAVKASHSKSRFLAAAGHDLMQPLEGAMMYAGALGRQAETDRARQAVAELKNAHQAMSRLIRSILEISKLDCGAVEPLPRVFALGPLLDQLVGEVQPQAQAKGLRVRRVWTSARLETDPLLLERILRNLLANALRHTHKGGIVLGVRRRADGLDIAVADSGIGIAAQNLGRIFEAFIQIDGGQLDRSEGLGLGLAIVDRLSRLLGLDVSVRSRLGKGTVFSLHIPSGALADDR, from the coding sequence GTGAACGGCGCGCAAAAAGATGAAAAAGCCGATCTTCCCAAAAGCCGGCCCGTCGCCGGCTGGATGACCCGGCGCTATCTTCTCGCCCTGTCGCTTATCGCCCTGCTGGCCCTATCTGGCTATCTGACCTTCGACAAGCTGGCGGCCCAGCATGACCGCACCCTGGGCTTGGTCAATATCAGCGGTCGCCAGCGCATGCTGTCCCAACGCACCGCCCTTTATGCCGAACGGCTTGTGCGCGACGACTGCCCCGAGCCGGTCGATGTCTGCCATCGCATCTTGGGCGAAGCGACCGATCTTTTGGAGGACTCCCATAGGGCGCTGACCCGGGGCAGCGCCGAAATGGGCCTGCCGGTCGCGAAAAGTCCCGAGATCCGGGCGCTGTACTTCGATGGCGCCCCCAGTCTCGATCAACGGATGACCGACTATCTGGCGGCCCTGCGCCAGATCCTGACGGCGACCCGGGCCGGTGACGACACCCTCGCCCTGGACGCCTATCGGCGCGTCGTCAGGGAATCCTCTGGTCCGTTGCTTGACGATCTCGACCGGCTGGTGGCGCGCCACCAAAGCGAGGGCGAGGCGGCCTTGGAGCACCTCGATCGGGCGGAAAGCGCCATCCTCGCCCTAACCTTGCTCACGCTTTTGCTAGAGATCGTGCTGATCTTCCGCCCGATGGTCACCCAGATCCACCGGCAATTCGCCGCCCTTGACCATATGACCGCCGCCCTGCGCCGCTCCCGCGACGGTCTTGAAGACATCGTCGAGCAACGCACCGCCGATATCGACCGCGCCCGGGCCGAGGCGGTCAAGGCCAGTCACTCGAAATCACGCTTTCTCGCCGCCGCCGGCCACGATCTGATGCAACCCTTGGAAGGGGCGATGATGTACGCTGGCGCCCTGGGGCGTCAGGCCGAAACCGACAGGGCCCGTCAGGCGGTGGCCGAGCTGAAGAACGCCCATCAGGCGATGAGCCGGCTGATCCGCTCGATTCTGGAAATCTCCAAACTCGATTGCGGGGCGGTTGAGCCGCTGCCCCGCGTTTTCGCCCTTGGTCCTTTGCTCGACCAACTCGTTGGCGAGGTTCAGCCCCAGGCCCAAGCCAAGGGACTGCGGGTGCGCCGGGTATGGACCAGCGCGCGGCTGGAGACCGATCCTTTGCTGCTCGAGCGCATCTTGCGCAATCTGCTGGCCAATGCCCTGCGCCATACCCACAAGGGCGGCATCGTCTTGGGCGTGCGTCGCCGCGCCGATGGACTGGACATCGCCGTCGCCGACAGCGGCATTGGCATCGCCGCCCAGAACCTGGGCCGGATCTTCGAGGCGTTCATCCAGATCGACGGCGGGCAGCTTGATCGCAGCGAAGGGTTGGGGCTGGGGCTGGCCATCGTTGACCGCCTGTCCCGGCTGCTTGGCCTGGATGTTTCGGTGCGCTCGCGGCTTGGCAAGGGCACCGTCTTTTCCCTCCACATCCCGTCTGGAGCCCTGGCCGATGACCGATGA
- a CDS encoding HD domain-containing protein translates to MTDDPTLWAQRLEEAVVGLGANGDRSHDLAHAKRVLRTALALADGVEDQGEGPVDRLVLTAAAYLHDIVAIEKNDPRRSLASRLSAAKAREILGGLDFPAGRQDGVAHAIEAHSFSAGIAPRSLEARILQDADRMESLGAIGVARTFYVAGRLGSALFHDDDPLAFARPLDERAYALDHFFTKLLTLPATMTTAPGRAMAGERAELLRAFAEALAQEVSGAAAPGPRPARPSDGEAPSPLPVWPGSGTRTR, encoded by the coding sequence ATGACCGATGACCCGACCCTGTGGGCACAAAGGCTGGAAGAGGCCGTCGTCGGCCTTGGTGCCAATGGGGACCGCTCCCACGACCTCGCCCACGCCAAGCGCGTCCTGCGCACCGCCCTGGCCCTGGCCGACGGCGTGGAAGACCAGGGCGAGGGCCCCGTCGACCGGCTGGTTCTAACGGCCGCGGCCTATCTTCACGATATCGTCGCCATCGAAAAGAACGATCCCCGGCGGTCGCTGGCCTCGCGGCTTTCGGCGGCCAAGGCGCGGGAGATTCTCGGCGGCCTGGATTTCCCGGCCGGGCGGCAAGACGGCGTCGCCCATGCCATCGAGGCCCATTCCTTCAGCGCTGGCATCGCGCCGCGCAGCCTGGAGGCCCGCATCCTGCAAGATGCCGATCGCATGGAATCGCTGGGCGCCATCGGGGTGGCGCGAACCTTCTATGTCGCCGGCCGCCTGGGCAGCGCCCTGTTCCACGACGACGATCCCCTGGCCTTCGCCCGGCCGCTCGACGAGAGGGCCTATGCCCTGGATCATTTCTTCACCAAGCTGCTGACCCTGCCGGCGACGATGACCACCGCCCCCGGCCGGGCGATGGCCGGGGAACGGGCCGAACTGCTGCGGGCCTTCGCCGAAGCCCTGGCCCAGGAGGTCAGCGGCGCGGCGGCGCCAGGGCCCCGGCCAGCAAGGCCATCGGATGGGGAAGCGCCGTCCCCTCTTCCCGTTTGGCCTGGGAGCGGCACGAGAACCCGGTAG
- a CDS encoding FAD-binding and (Fe-S)-binding domain-containing protein, whose protein sequence is MDGGGGGAVPEWAKIGEGLGTALAEAGFRGDVLFDWGSRVAASTDNSIYQIVPEAVVCPRDRADLRVFLAVLARPAFRDLSVTGRGGATGTNGQGLNGGIVVDFRRYMTRILAADLEAGWIEVEPGVVLDQVNAALADRGSALFFAPDTSTASRCTIGGMVSTDACGQGSRVYGKTGDNVLTLDVMLIDGAEARLRRLEGPALEALATSTEPAADALRAALEACDDGAPALKAAVPHLSRRFVGYDLINARPSPSVFDPVRLIVGSEGTLALVCSARLALTRRPIHKRLAVIAYRDFDGALASAQALLAHNPDAIESLDDTVHTLAYQGGLLDGLPERLRTPGPTGKIPVSNYVEFTDDDPIVLSGRLAALEDALRSEPSVVGWHIAKDPAEIARIWGIRKSAVGLLGGSAGRRRPVAFVEDCVVPPANLRGFVADFRALLEGEGLTFGMFGHVDVGCIHVRPALDLADAGDQARMKSISDAVVAIVRKHGGIFWGEHGKGVRGQYLPEMVGPEAYAAFARVKRAFDPRNRLNPGKLVTPEGDAAGLYKVDATPLRLPNPADDADPFADAFRCNGNAQCQAYSTSVPMCPSFKATGEKRHSPKGRADLLRAWHGLVSAGDPVAEDVAEEVYEALDGCLGCKACLSSCPIHVDVPELKSLFLDRYHQTRKRPLGDRLLAELETLGPLAARLPGLGNVLSRLGGPLTARAAGLVDLPTLSDPPLAPRLRRMRVPVVAGPSARPAPRGVFVIQDGFTSHFDAGAVEAVVGGLQALGYAPQVVALFPTGKALHVKGFRNRFLETAKAARARLDALTPGVPRVGVDPAAVLMLRQEYVQAGLAPREPVWLIQEFLAEEAKRGVAWPQAKAGGPPVRVMLHCTERTAVPTAGAQWKQVFAAIGLVAEVPEAGCCGMSGAFGHEARHRTISATLWALSWRKPVTGASGPVAATGFSCRSQAKREEGTALPHPMALLAGALAPPRR, encoded by the coding sequence ATGGATGGTGGTGGCGGTGGCGCGGTGCCGGAATGGGCGAAGATCGGCGAGGGCCTGGGAACGGCCCTGGCCGAGGCCGGATTTCGCGGGGACGTGCTGTTTGATTGGGGCTCGCGGGTCGCCGCCTCGACCGATAACAGCATCTATCAGATCGTCCCCGAGGCGGTGGTCTGCCCGCGCGATCGGGCCGATCTCAGGGTGTTTCTGGCCGTGCTGGCGCGCCCGGCCTTTCGCGACCTGTCGGTGACCGGGCGCGGGGGCGCCACCGGCACCAATGGTCAGGGTTTGAACGGCGGCATCGTCGTCGATTTCCGTCGCTATATGACGCGGATCCTGGCCGCCGATCTCGAGGCCGGATGGATCGAGGTCGAACCCGGCGTGGTTCTTGATCAGGTCAATGCCGCCCTGGCCGATCGCGGCAGCGCCTTGTTCTTCGCCCCCGATACCTCGACGGCCAGCCGCTGCACCATTGGCGGCATGGTCTCGACCGACGCCTGCGGGCAGGGGTCGCGGGTCTATGGCAAGACCGGCGATAATGTGCTGACCCTTGATGTCATGCTGATCGATGGCGCCGAGGCCCGCTTGCGCCGGCTGGAGGGGCCGGCGCTGGAGGCTTTGGCGACCTCGACCGAGCCGGCGGCCGACGCGTTGCGCGCCGCCCTGGAGGCCTGCGACGACGGCGCCCCGGCCCTGAAGGCGGCGGTGCCGCATTTAAGCCGCCGCTTCGTTGGCTATGATCTGATCAACGCCCGGCCGTCGCCTTCGGTCTTCGATCCGGTGCGGCTGATCGTCGGCTCGGAAGGCACCCTGGCCCTGGTCTGTTCCGCCCGCTTGGCCCTGACCCGGCGGCCGATCCATAAGCGTCTGGCGGTCATCGCCTATCGGGATTTCGACGGCGCCCTGGCCTCGGCCCAGGCCCTGCTCGCCCATAACCCCGATGCCATCGAAAGCCTGGATGATACCGTCCATACCCTGGCCTATCAGGGCGGATTGCTTGATGGTCTGCCCGAGCGGCTGCGCACCCCGGGACCGACGGGCAAGATCCCGGTTTCGAATTATGTGGAATTCACCGACGACGATCCCATCGTGCTGTCGGGGCGGCTGGCGGCGCTGGAAGACGCCTTGCGCTCCGAACCCTCGGTGGTCGGCTGGCACATCGCCAAGGACCCGGCCGAGATCGCGCGCATCTGGGGCATCCGCAAATCGGCGGTCGGCCTGCTGGGCGGGTCGGCCGGGCGGCGGCGGCCGGTGGCCTTCGTCGAGGATTGCGTGGTGCCGCCGGCCAATCTGCGCGGCTTCGTCGCCGATTTCCGGGCCTTGCTCGAGGGCGAGGGGCTGACCTTCGGCATGTTCGGCCATGTCGATGTCGGTTGCATCCATGTGCGTCCGGCGCTCGATCTGGCCGATGCCGGCGATCAGGCGCGGATGAAGTCCATCTCCGACGCCGTCGTTGCCATCGTTCGCAAACACGGCGGCATTTTCTGGGGCGAGCATGGCAAGGGTGTGCGCGGCCAATATCTGCCCGAGATGGTCGGCCCCGAGGCCTATGCCGCCTTCGCCCGGGTCAAGCGCGCCTTCGATCCGAGGAACCGGCTCAATCCCGGCAAGCTGGTGACCCCCGAGGGCGACGCGGCGGGCCTTTACAAGGTCGACGCCACGCCGCTGCGCTTGCCCAATCCGGCCGATGACGCCGATCCTTTCGCCGATGCCTTCCGCTGCAACGGCAATGCCCAGTGTCAGGCCTATAGCACCAGCGTGCCGATGTGCCCGAGCTTCAAGGCGACGGGCGAGAAGCGCCATTCGCCCAAGGGGCGGGCCGATCTGCTGCGCGCTTGGCATGGGCTGGTCAGCGCCGGCGATCCGGTGGCCGAGGACGTGGCCGAAGAGGTCTACGAGGCGCTTGACGGCTGCCTGGGCTGCAAGGCCTGCCTGAGCAGCTGCCCGATCCATGTCGATGTGCCCGAGCTGAAGTCGCTGTTCCTCGATCGCTATCACCAGACCCGCAAACGTCCCTTGGGGGATCGCCTGCTCGCCGAACTGGAGACCCTGGGACCGCTCGCCGCCCGGCTTCCCGGGCTTGGCAATGTTTTGTCGCGGCTGGGCGGGCCGCTGACGGCGCGCGCCGCCGGGCTGGTCGATCTGCCGACTCTGTCGGATCCGCCGCTGGCGCCGCGCCTGAGGCGCATGCGGGTGCCGGTGGTCGCCGGCCCCTCGGCTCGGCCGGCGCCGCGCGGCGTTTTCGTCATTCAAGACGGCTTCACCAGCCATTTCGACGCCGGCGCCGTCGAGGCGGTGGTCGGCGGCCTGCAGGCCCTGGGCTACGCTCCGCAGGTCGTCGCCCTGTTCCCCACGGGAAAAGCCTTGCACGTCAAAGGCTTCCGTAACCGCTTTCTGGAAACGGCCAAGGCGGCCCGGGCCCGGCTGGATGCCCTGACGCCGGGGGTGCCGCGCGTTGGCGTCGATCCGGCGGCAGTGCTGATGCTGCGCCAAGAATATGTCCAGGCCGGTCTGGCGCCGCGCGAACCGGTGTGGCTGATCCAGGAGTTCCTGGCCGAGGAAGCCAAGCGCGGAGTGGCGTGGCCGCAGGCGAAGGCGGGCGGTCCGCCGGTTCGCGTCATGCTTCATTGCACCGAGCGCACCGCCGTGCCGACCGCCGGCGCCCAATGGAAACAGGTCTTCGCCGCCATCGGTCTGGTCGCCGAGGTCCCCGAGGCTGGATGTTGCGGCATGTCGGGGGCCTTTGGTCATGAGGCCCGCCACCGCACCATCAGCGCCACCCTGTGGGCCTTGAGCTGGCGCAAGCCGGTGACCGGCGCCTCGGGACCGGTGGCCGCTACCGGGTTCTCGTGCCGCTCCCAGGCCAAACGGGAAGAGGGGACGGCGCTTCCCCATCCGATGGCCTTGCTGGCCGGGGCCCTGGCGCCGCCGCGCCGCTGA
- a CDS encoding PRC-barrel domain-containing protein has translation MTIRFRSLLAASAFSALIVPGVVFAQANQPGDTAPATPQHQKPMTQDPNTGIGAGPAGKPATTSERGSSAANSGTTMTNESDMSSPELNQQLSSVNLKGPLHAVKDDEKVTYSGPLRDIALSAEEFKDLSVMNGAEKVADIDGLLADDQGKVVALIADTEGFLNLNIGTKNVVLPLDQVTYDSQNKVFTTSKTKDGIKALPEWK, from the coding sequence ATGACTATTCGTTTTCGGTCGTTGTTGGCTGCCAGCGCCTTTTCCGCCCTGATCGTTCCTGGCGTTGTGTTCGCCCAGGCCAATCAGCCCGGCGATACCGCTCCGGCTACGCCGCAGCACCAGAAGCCGATGACCCAGGATCCCAACACGGGGATCGGCGCCGGCCCCGCCGGCAAGCCGGCGACCACCTCGGAACGCGGCTCCTCGGCCGCCAATTCCGGTACCACCATGACCAATGAGTCCGACATGTCTTCGCCGGAGCTCAATCAGCAGCTGTCTTCGGTCAATCTGAAGGGCCCGCTCCATGCGGTCAAGGATGACGAGAAGGTGACCTATTCCGGCCCGCTGCGCGACATCGCCCTGTCGGCCGAGGAGTTCAAGGATCTGTCGGTGATGAACGGCGCCGAGAAAGTCGCCGATATCGACGGTCTTCTGGCCGATGACCAGGGCAAGGTCGTCGCCCTGATCGCCGATACCGAAGGGTTCCTCAATCTGAACATCGGCACCAAGAACGTGGTTCTGCCGCTCGATCAGGTAACCTATGACTCCCAGAACAAGGTCTTCACCACGTCGAAGACCAAGGATGGCATCAAGGCTTTGCCCGAGTGGAAATAA
- a CDS encoding GntR family transcriptional regulator, which produces MTTTLNRQTMSSGLTALLRDAILNGQIAEGTQLRQDALARQYEVSRIPVREALRQLEAEGLIIGHAHRSSVVASLSLSEITEIFEIRSILEPHLLRRSLIHLSTADFDRAESVLDAYDAALDAGDMARWGELNWVFHQMLLEPAERPQTMAIVDGLRRRVDRYTRLQINLTDGARKSRLEHRAILAKARAGAVEDCAAMVRDHILGAAGDLTGFLRDNYGKA; this is translated from the coding sequence ATGACGACGACCCTCAACCGTCAAACCATGTCGAGCGGCCTCACCGCCCTGTTGCGCGACGCCATTCTCAATGGCCAGATCGCCGAGGGGACGCAACTGCGCCAGGACGCCCTGGCCCGCCAATACGAGGTCAGCCGCATTCCGGTGCGCGAAGCCTTGCGCCAGTTGGAAGCCGAGGGGTTGATCATCGGCCATGCCCATCGCAGCTCGGTGGTCGCCTCGCTGTCGCTGTCGGAGATCACCGAGATCTTCGAGATCCGCTCGATCCTTGAACCCCACCTGCTGCGCCGCTCGCTCATCCATCTGTCGACCGCCGACTTCGACCGGGCGGAAAGCGTGCTTGACGCCTATGACGCCGCCCTGGACGCCGGCGACATGGCGCGCTGGGGGGAACTGAACTGGGTCTTCCACCAGATGCTGCTTGAACCGGCCGAGCGCCCGCAAACCATGGCGATCGTCGATGGCCTGCGCCGTCGGGTCGATCGCTATACCCGGCTGCAGATCAATCTGACCGACGGCGCGCGCAAATCGCGACTCGAACATCGCGCCATCCTGGCCAAGGCCCGGGCCGGCGCCGTCGAAGACTGCGCCGCGATGGTCCGCGACCATATTTTGGGGGCGGCCGGCGATCTGACCGGCTTTCTGCGCGACAATTACGGCAAGGCCTGA